The Syntrophorhabdaceae bacterium genome contains a region encoding:
- a CDS encoding FdtA/QdtA family cupin domain-containing protein, protein MDSIQEADLAHFIQFRTIPDHRGNLTVIEKEIPFEIKRIYYIYGVPTDSVRGEHRHFKTVHALICLKGSLEIYANNGKTEENFVLDRPDRGLIVPPEDWHSMYNWSKDAFLLVLASEYYDPAEYIAEAYP, encoded by the coding sequence ATAGATTCCATTCAGGAGGCTGATCTGGCACATTTCATTCAATTCCGAACAATTCCCGATCACCGGGGCAACCTGACGGTGATCGAAAAAGAGATCCCCTTCGAGATAAAGCGTATCTACTACATATACGGGGTGCCCACTGATTCGGTCAGGGGCGAGCACCGGCACTTCAAGACCGTCCATGCCCTGATCTGCCTCAAGGGGAGCCTCGAGATATATGCCAATAACGGAAAGACGGAAGAGAACTTTGTCCTTGACAGGCCCGACCGGGGGCTCATAGTCCCGCCGGAGGACTGGCATTCCATGTATAACTGGAGTAAAGACGCCTTCCTCCTGGTCCTCGCGTCGGAGTATTACGATCCCGCCGAGTATATCGCGGAAGCCTATCCATGA